A genomic segment from Polyangium mundeleinium encodes:
- a CDS encoding serine/threonine protein kinase: MRSANDIHPGALIGGKYRVRAILGRKHGLTVDAFHTAFDQRAIIKLLLPHQADAREIERFRREARALSKIASEHVARIIDVGNEADGTFYLVRQYLEGIDLERHVRKTGPLPLHDAILFALQACEAVAEAHANSIVVRDLEPSHLFLTQRTGGAPLIKITEFGTAKLLGGAQDATGELTGTAMFGLTPYASPELVRKAKDVDARTDVWSLGTILYEMLAGRPPFQGEAAYLMLQITREEPMRVSQLRGDVPAELDTVIGWALAKDVEARFRSVHAFAHALLPFSPPEGRLLVDRIGQIAQAARERKTTGSVPPPAPPPSSPATASAWLPAPTPPPMGGGIVNPEFAHLPADDDAETGVHLGSGIYGAPVPQRYMASALQQAAPAQVPMDEPMTEVFSGPVVMPAAAPAPAPAPVAAPAPAVAAAPAPAPAAEPAPAPAAAPAPAPAAAPAPAPAVAPDSSRMIRVLLAFCAVGLLGVVVLMVMLLRKQSGEPSASTTSQSQENGPIAIPTPPPVATPAPSAVAAPPSTPAPSAAPPPAETASAAASAEPPASSASAVAAATPPPSGGDEAPKGGSAGASEPTSKAAPTPAPAAATGTLVAVAVGGPCSFTVNGASKGKSSSLRLSLKAGTYSVTCKPTSGAAKSKSVTVRPGETAMAMFKL, translated from the coding sequence ATGCGCTCCGCCAACGACATCCATCCCGGCGCCCTGATCGGCGGTAAATACCGCGTTCGCGCCATCCTCGGGCGTAAACATGGCCTCACGGTGGACGCGTTCCACACCGCGTTCGACCAGCGGGCCATCATCAAGCTGCTCCTGCCGCACCAGGCCGATGCGCGCGAGATCGAGCGCTTCCGCCGCGAGGCGCGCGCCCTCTCGAAGATCGCCTCCGAGCACGTCGCCCGCATCATCGACGTCGGCAACGAGGCCGACGGGACGTTTTACCTCGTCCGGCAGTACCTCGAAGGCATCGACCTCGAACGGCACGTCCGCAAGACCGGCCCGCTGCCGCTGCACGACGCGATCCTGTTCGCGCTGCAAGCCTGCGAGGCCGTGGCCGAGGCGCACGCGAACAGCATCGTCGTGCGTGATCTGGAGCCGTCGCACCTCTTCCTCACGCAGCGGACCGGCGGCGCGCCGCTCATCAAGATCACGGAGTTCGGCACGGCGAAGCTGCTCGGCGGCGCGCAGGACGCGACGGGCGAGCTCACGGGGACGGCGATGTTCGGGCTCACGCCGTACGCGTCGCCGGAACTCGTGCGAAAGGCGAAGGACGTCGACGCGCGCACGGATGTGTGGTCGCTCGGGACGATCCTCTACGAGATGCTCGCAGGTCGTCCGCCGTTCCAGGGTGAAGCCGCGTACCTGATGCTGCAGATCACGCGCGAAGAGCCGATGCGCGTGTCGCAACTGCGCGGCGATGTGCCTGCGGAGCTCGACACGGTGATCGGCTGGGCGCTCGCGAAGGACGTGGAGGCGCGCTTCCGGAGCGTGCACGCGTTCGCGCACGCGCTTTTGCCGTTCTCGCCGCCCGAGGGCCGGCTGCTCGTGGATCGGATCGGGCAGATCGCGCAGGCCGCGCGGGAGAGGAAGACGACCGGATCGGTGCCGCCGCCCGCGCCGCCGCCGTCGTCCCCGGCCACCGCGTCCGCGTGGCTGCCCGCGCCGACGCCGCCGCCCATGGGCGGGGGCATCGTGAACCCCGAGTTCGCGCACCTGCCCGCCGACGACGACGCCGAGACAGGCGTGCACCTCGGCTCGGGGATCTACGGAGCGCCGGTGCCGCAAAGGTACATGGCTTCGGCGCTTCAGCAGGCTGCACCCGCGCAGGTGCCGATGGACGAGCCGATGACGGAGGTGTTCTCCGGGCCGGTCGTCATGCCTGCGGCTGCACCAGCGCCTGCGCCTGCGCCCGTTGCAGCGCCTGCGCCCGCTGTCGCTGCCGCACCTGCGCCCGCACCCGCGGCGGAGCCTGCGCCTGCACCGGCTGCCGCACCTGCACCTGCTCCCGCTGCCGCACCTGCACCTGCGCCCGCCGTCGCGCCCGACAGCTCGCGCATGATCCGCGTGCTCCTCGCGTTCTGCGCGGTCGGCTTGCTCGGCGTCGTCGTGCTCATGGTCATGCTCCTGCGCAAGCAGTCCGGCGAGCCGTCCGCCTCGACGACTTCGCAGTCCCAGGAGAACGGGCCCATCGCGATTCCCACGCCTCCGCCCGTCGCCACGCCCGCTCCATCGGCCGTCGCCGCGCCCCCGAGCACGCCAGCTCCTTCGGCCGCGCCCCCTCCGGCCGAGACCGCCTCCGCGGCGGCGTCTGCCGAGCCGCCCGCGTCCTCCGCGTCGGCCGTCGCGGCCGCCACGCCGCCGCCCTCGGGTGGGGACGAAGCGCCGAAGGGCGGCAGCGCCGGCGCGTCCGAGCCGACGAGCAAAGCGGCCCCGACGCCCGCGCCGGCCGCGGCGACCGGAACCCTCGTCGCCGTGGCGGTCGGCGGTCCGTGTTCGTTCACCGTGAACGGGGCCTCGAAGGGGAAGTCGTCGTCGCTGCGTTTGTCGCTGAAGGCCGGCACCTACTCGGTGACGTGCAAACCCACGAGCGGCGCCGCGAAGTCGAAGAGCGTGACCGTTCGACCGGGCGAAACGGCCATGGCCATGTTCAAGCTCTGA